The following proteins are co-located in the Anas platyrhynchos isolate ZD024472 breed Pekin duck chromosome 1, IASCAAS_PekinDuck_T2T, whole genome shotgun sequence genome:
- the LOC101794349 gene encoding interstitial collagenase yields MKMKILAFLGLLHIACSYAFPVAPEKEKEDMQFAQKYLENFYDFKEEKHSLFKSKNLDHMADKIREMQSFFGLEVTGELNRKTMDMMKQPRCGIPDVHSYSTFPRNPRWKKEDITYRILNYTPDMLQADVDEAIAKAFDLWSSVTPLRFTRIYSGDADIMISFAAGFHGDFYSFDGPGGTLAHAYPPSNGIGGDAHFDEDENWTKFTTYNGYNLFLVAAHELGHSLGLGHSNVFGALMYPIYMAKDTRNFRLPQDDIDGIQALYGPPRESPALPTEVLPSQEPTEMTPTEVPTEMSPREEPTEMTPSKRPADCDPHLAFDAITTLRGEILFFKDSYVWRKSPYFSEIEHDTISTFWPSLAAGFDAAYEVDKKDRVIFFKDNEYWAVSGYNIEAGFPKPIQNLGFPRSVRKIDAAVHDQNTKKTYFFVGNKYWSFDENTQSMEKGYPRKIAADFQGIGHTVDAALQKNGHFYFFHGSNQYELDVKTKKLVRVMKSNSWFDCKKY; encoded by the exons atgaaaatgaagatCCTTGCTTTCCTTGGGTTACTGCATATTGCATGTTCTTATGCTTTCCCTGTGgctccagaaaaggaaaaagaagatatGCAATTTGCTCAG aaatatctggaaaacttttatgattttaaagaagagaaacaCTCTCTCTTTAAATCAAAGAACCTCGACCACATGGCTGACAAAATCCGAGAAATGCAGTCATTCTTTGGGCTGGAGGTGACTGGGGAGCTGAATCGTAAGACAATGGACATGATGAAGCAGCCCAGATGTGGTATACCAGACGTTCATTCATACAGCACCTTCCCACGGAACCCTAGGTGGAAGAAAGAAGATATAACATATCG GATTTTGAACTACACTCCAGACATGCTGCAAGCTGATGTGGACGAAGCAATTGCAAAAGCCTTCGATCTCTGGAGCAGTGTCACCCCTTTGAGATTCACCAGGATCTACAGTGGTGATGCAGACATAATGATCTCCTTTGCTGCTGGAT ttcATGGTGACTTCTATTCCTTTGATGGTCCAGGAGGAACTCTGGCTCATGCCTACCCCCCCAGCAATGGGATAGGAGGAGATGCTCATTTTGACGAAGATGAAAACTGGACCAAATTTACCACCTATAATG GATACAACTTATTTCTTGTTGCTGCTCATGAATTGGGCCACTCACTGGGTCTTGGCCATTCCAATGTCTTCGGTGCCTTGATGTATCCTATATATATGGCCAAGGATACGAGAAACTTCAGACTTCCTCAGGATGATATTGATGGCATTCAGGCCCTCTATG GACCCCCAAGGGAGTCTCCTGCACTGCCAACAGAAGTGCTTCCCTCACAAGAACCAACTGAAATGACACCTACAGAAGTACCAACAGAAATGTCACCCCGAGAAGAACCAACAGAAATGACACCCTCAAAAAGACCAGCGGACTGTGACCCTCATTTGGCATTTGATGCTATCACTACTCTTCGTGGGGAAATATTGTTCTTCAAAGACAG CTACGTCTGGCGTAAAAGTCCCTACTTCTCAGAGATAGAGCATGACACCATCTCCACATTCTGGCCGTCGCTGGCAGCTGGCTTTGATGCTGCTTATGAGGTTGACAAGAAGGAtcgagtgattttttttaaag ACAACGAGTACTGGGCTGTCAGTGGCTACAATATAGAGGCAGGATTCCCCAAGCCTATTCAGAACCTAGGTTTTCCCAGAAGCGTCAGGAAAATAGATGCAGCTGTTCATGACCAAAATACCAAGAAGACCTATTTCTTTGTAGGCAACAAGTATTGGAG TTTTGATGAAAATACTCAGTCAATGGAAAAGGGATATCCAAGAAAAATTGCAGCTGACTTCCAAGGAATTGGCCACACTGTTGATGCTGCCCTTCAGAAAAATg GGCATTTCTACTTTTTCCATGGATCAAACCAGTATGAGCTTGATGTCAAGACCAAGAAACTTGTCCGTGTAATGAAGAGCAACAGCTGGTTTGATTGCAAGAAGTATTAA